CCGTGTTGGCTCTCGAAGGTCGATTAGGGAAGGGATTTCGTCGGAAGTAGAACTTCTCCTTCAAAACTGCATCCACAGCGTGGGCACGCTCCATATTCTCATCAACCTTCTTGATGGGGATGTAAAAGTTGAGGTCAAACGACAAGATGGCACGCGTGACGAGCACCATAAAGACAGAGAATGCAGCATTCTCAAAGTCGGTGATCTGAATCTCCATGGACCGGAACTCGACTCGCCATCCAATGCTGTTGTCGGCAGGCGGCGGCTTGAACCGCATGTGCTGCCAGTTAGTTGACTGGATGTTCTCAAAGTGGTCCGTCTTGGTGAGGTCCAGCTCCTGAAGGTCCTCCTCGAAAACGACAATGGGATCTCGGATAAAGAGATGTGCAAAGTGTGTGGCAAGTCGGTCGTCCATGCCACCCTCGAGAAGCTGAGCCTTGATAGCCGGGTCAAAGACCAAGTCAGGGTCGAGATACTCGTTCCTCAATCGTGGGTCAGTCGAGATGTACGTTGAGTTGGACGCATATCGTGACTTGGGTATCCTCCGTTGACCTTCCTTCAGGGGCTATGAAAATGTAAGTAACAAATCCTCCTCTACAAGTGTAGAGCCCTTGACGTACCTTTTCTCCCAGTTCTTCTGGCGTTCTACAGTCAACAGCGCGGCTGATCTGGTTCCACCGCACATCCGTGTTGGCGAGGAAGCCCTTGTACACGGGTGTAGCGGCAGTCAAGGCGAGCATGATAGGCCCCAGGGGGCTCAGCTGGTCGTAGAGCTGTCTTCCTTCGGTGATGTTCTTGGCCTGGAAGGTGATCTGGAGACAACAGCTGCCCATTCCAAAGGCCATGGCATCCATATGGATAAAGTCATCCGGGGCCGCGCCGTTGCGcacatcgtcgtcttcgggCCAATTGTGCATGTCAAAGTTGACGGTAGGATCCTTCCAGGGGCTCGGTGTATTCTTATCATGGAACACGGGGACGTTGACCTGGACCTTGCGGCCGCGGCGAGAGCGGATGTTGGCCGCCAGAGTTGGGAATCTGATGTGAGGGTTGGCGATCTCATCCGGAACAAACTGAGAGCGCAAGCGAGGACCCGAGGGCGGGTAGTATGGGTCAGTGAACTGTCCTGGGACACCAATTTGAGGGAATGTGGTGAGAGTAATAGGGTACTCGGTGGACAGCATGTGCTCCTTGGCAATCTTCCTTCTCAGCTTCATGTCGGGTTCAACGTCCAGCAGCTCCTTGAAGCCGATACCCCAGGGCTTACCCGGGGTTGCCTCGAGCATGAAGCGGCCAAACTCCGGGTGGAACACAGGAATGGTCCTTGGCCTGGTCAACAGTTAGCAACCTCGAATAGCGAAGTAGA
This region of Fusarium falciforme chromosome 5, complete sequence genomic DNA includes:
- a CDS encoding Glutamate--cysteine ligase, with the translated sequence MGLLALGTALDWPEAKKRAPQVREWGIKQLLEIWNKAKGKERDALLWGDEVEYLVVTYSEDNQKVLLSLRQAGILEALAADKELKKEGGCVPDLQDAETEKKPRTIPVFHPEFGRFMLEATPGKPWGIGFKELLDVEPDMKLRRKIAKEHMLSTEYPITLTTFPQIGVPGQFTDPYYPPSGPRLRSQFVPDEIANPHIRFPTLAANIRSRRGRKVQVNVPVFHDKNTPSPWKDPTVNFDMHNWPEDDDVRNGAAPDDFIHMDAMAFGMGSCCLQITFQAKNITEGRQLYDQLSPLGPIMLALTAATPVYKGFLANTDVRWNQISRAVDCRTPEELGEKPLKEGQRRIPKSRYASNSTYISTDPRLRNEYLDPDLVFDPAIKAQLLEGGMDDRLATHFAHLFIRDPIVVFEEDLQELDLTKTDHFENIQSTNWQHMRFKPPPADNSIGWRVEFRSMEIQITDFENAAFSVFMVLVTRAILSFDLNFYIPIKKVDENMERAHAVDAVLKEKFYFRRNPFPNRPSRANTVFGEDSRPGSAHPSRPPSPGGPVELEYEEMTVNDIINGSESGDFPGLIPIVESYLDSVNVDVTTRCHLSTYLDLISKRASGDLDTTARWIRNFIDVHPKYKHDSVIDDEINHDLIGAVIAIGERESAGRGFAGLGIHGLERLLNGFRGGCGGGNSSKAANSNGNGNGTNGEVESGNGALKRKSEWIDGNEGAAP